A region of the Stieleria neptunia genome:
CGTTTTACATCATCGCGACACGCCTGGGCGGACAAGACGGATTGATGGCGAACTTGAACGCGTTGGCCGAATCGGTCCCCGAAGAAAAGATCACGCGGATGGAGATGAGTAAGACGAAGTTTTTCACCTACCTGCTGATTCCGCTGTCGGTGGGCATGTTCCCCCACCTGTTCCAACACTGGATGACGGCCAAAAGCGCCAACACGTTCAAGGTTCCGGTGATCTGCCACCCGATCTTTATCATGATCGTTTGGGTGCCGTGCGTGCTGGTCGGCATCTGGGCGACGGGTGATTTAATTCCGGCGAAACCTCCATTGCCGAGCAACCCGAACACGATCTTGCCGTTCCTGGTCAAGACGCAAACCGGCAAGGTGCTCGGTGGCTTGTTGGCCGCGGGCATCCTGGCGGCGATCATGAGCAGCCTGGATAGCCAATTCCTGTGCATCGGCACGATCTTCACCAACGACGTGTTGACGCATTACAAGGGCAAAGAAAACGTCACCGATGCCCAGCAAGTGCTGTACACGCGGTTGTTCATCATCGGAATCGTCGCGATCACGTACTTGTTGAGCCTGGGCAACGTGAAAAGCGTGTTTGCGATGGGCGTCTGGTGCTTTAGCGGATTCAGTGCCCTGTTCCCGATCGTCTTTGCGGCGCTCTATTGGCGTGGTCTGACCGCAGCCGGCGCGATCAGCGGGATCTTTGCGGCGATCGTCAGCTGGAGTGTGATGTTCTATCAGGCACTGGAGCAAGACGCGCTGCGAACGTTTGTGCTGAAGTTACCCTTGGGTGGTGAAGAGTACGAGATCATGCCGGTCGTCGTGATGTTGGCCAGTTCGCTGGTGACCATGATCGCGGTGTCGTTGGTCACACCGAAGCCGAGCGAAAAGACGTTGGCACGGTTCTTTTAGCGGCAGGGCGCGAGCGGGCTGTCGATTGAGTGAGCCGCGACGCGTAAGCGGCCGGGCATCCAAGCGCTCGCCCGAGGCCTTACGGCCAGCGGCTCACCATTGCCCTCGTTCCAAGGCTCCGCCTTGGAACGCAAGGTCGGTGTGGCTCTGCCACACGCGGTTCGCGGCCGAGAGGCGGGAGCCTCTAAAGCAATGTGTCCCCAGGCGGAGCCTGGGAACAAGGAGACGGGGTGGTTCTTTTAGCGGCAGGGCGCGAGCGGGCTGTCGATTGAGTGAGCCGCGACGCGTAAGCGGCCGGGCATCCAAGCGCGCGCCCGAGGCCTTACGGCCAGCGGCTCACCATTGCCCTCGTTCCAAGGCTCCGCCTTGGAACGCAAGGTCGCTGTGGCTCTGCCACACGCGGTTCGCGGCCGAGAGGCGGGAGCCTCTAAAGCAATGTGTCCCCAGGCGGAGCCTGGGAACAAGGAGACGGGGTGGTTCTTTTAGCGGCAGGGCGCGAGCGGGCTGTCGATTGAGTGAGCCGCGACGCGTAAGCGGCCGGGCATCCAAGCGCTCGCCCGAGGCCTTACGGCCAGCGGCTCACCATTGCCCTCGTTCCAAGGCTCCGCCTTGGAACGCAAGGTCGGTGTGGCTCTGCCACACACGGTTCGCGACCGAGAGGCGGGAGCCTCTGAAGCAATGTGTCCCCAGGCGGAGCCTGGGAACAAGGAGACGGGGTGGTTTTT
Encoded here:
- a CDS encoding sodium:solute symporter family protein, producing the protein MVNHPGLPQLIIILIYLGLLLLLGLSSSRLFKGTKEDYQVASHSIGPFLLLMSLFGTTMTAFALVGSSGEAFKEGIGVYGMLASSSGIIHSLCFFLIGVKVWKFARRHKYTTQIEFFRDRLESDFIGLLLFPILVGLVVPYLLIGVISSGTVIQSLTAGLSPDMFPALTPDGNPIIALNGGIPPWLGSLVICVVVLIYVFFGGMRGTTWANTLQTIVFMILGVVTFYIIATRLGGQDGLMANLNALAESVPEEKITRMEMSKTKFFTYLLIPLSVGMFPHLFQHWMTAKSANTFKVPVICHPIFIMIVWVPCVLVGIWATGDLIPAKPPLPSNPNTILPFLVKTQTGKVLGGLLAAGILAAIMSSLDSQFLCIGTIFTNDVLTHYKGKENVTDAQQVLYTRLFIIGIVAITYLLSLGNVKSVFAMGVWCFSGFSALFPIVFAALYWRGLTAAGAISGIFAAIVSWSVMFYQALEQDALRTFVLKLPLGGEEYEIMPVVVMLASSLVTMIAVSLVTPKPSEKTLARFF